In a single window of the Zea mays cultivar B73 chromosome 5, Zm-B73-REFERENCE-NAM-5.0, whole genome shotgun sequence genome:
- the LOC103626283 gene encoding N-alpha-acetyltransferase 38, NatC auxiliary subunit — protein MEGPPGLSQAIPVSGDAYCNSSTTHVDAAGSSSPAVAKLRKLLFRRMLIGVNDGRYFHGLFHCIDKQGNIILQDAVEYRSARHCLPPTEHRCLGLILIPAACRSSCQVDCSVEEKMSLMCLE, from the coding sequence ATGGAAGGACCACCAGGGCTATCCCAAGCGATCCCGGTTTCTGGAGATGCGTACTGCAACAGCTCCACTACGCACGTGGATGCTGCCGGCAGCAGCTCACCGGCCGTCGCGAAGCTCCGGAAGCTGCTGTTCCGCCGGATGCTCATCGGCGTCAACGACGGCCGCTACTTCCATGGCCTGTTCCACTGCATCGACAAGCAGGGCAACATCATCCTCCAGGACGCCGTCGAGTACCGCAGCGCCCGGCATTGCTTGCCTCCGACGGAGCATAGGTGCCTGGGGCTCATCCTGATCCCGGCCGCCTGCCGGTCGTCTTGCCAGGTTGATTGCTCCGTTGAAGAGAAGATGTCGCTCATGTGTTTGGAGTGA